In Cinclus cinclus chromosome 13, bCinCin1.1, whole genome shotgun sequence, a genomic segment contains:
- the FOXB1 gene encoding forkhead box protein B1 encodes MPRPGRNTYSDQKPPYSYISLTAMAIQSSPEKMLPLSEIYKFIMDRFPYYRENTQRWQNSLRHNLSFNDCFIKIPRRPDQPGKGSFWALHPSCGDMFENGSFLRRRKRFKVVKSDHLAPSKPADAAQYLQQQAKLRLSALAATGTHLPQMSTYNLGVSQPSSFKHPFAIENIIAREYKMPGGLAFSTMQPMPAAYPLPNQLTTVGSSIGTGWPHMYSSGMIDTATPISMASSEYGAYGVPIKPLCHGGQTLPAIPVPIKPTPAAVPALPALPAPIPTILSNSPPSLSPTSSQTATSQSSPATPSETLTSPAPALHSVAVH; translated from the coding sequence ATGCCTCGCCCGGGCAGAAACACTTACAGTGATCAGAAGCCTCCCTACTCCTACATCTCGCTGACCGCCATGGCGATCCAGAGCTCCCCGGAGAAGATGCTGCCCCTGAGCGAGATCTACAAGTTCATCATGGACCGCTTCCCCTACTACCGAGAGAACACGCAGCGGTGGCAGAACTCCCTCCGCCACAACCTCTCCTTCAACGACTGCTTCATCAAGATCCCCCGCCGCCCAGACCAGCCGGGCAAGGGCAGCTTCTGGGCGCTGCACCCCAGCTGCGGGGACATGTTCGAGAACGGCAGCTTCCTGCGCCGCCGCAAGCGTTTCAAGGTGGTCAAGTCGGACCATCTAGCCCCCAGCAAGCCGGCGGACGCGGCGCAGTACCTGCAGCAGCAAGCGAAGCTGCGGCTCAGCGCCCTTGCGGCCACCGGCACCCACCTGCCCCAGATGTCCACGTACAACCTCGGCGTGTCCCAGCCCTCCAGCTTCAAGCACCCCTTCGCCATCGAGAACATCATCGCCAGAGAGTATAAGATGCCCGGGGGCCTCGCCTTTTCCACGATGCAGCCCATGCCGGCCGCCTACCCCCTCCCCAATCAATTGACTACGGTGGGCAGCTCCATTGGCACGGGCTGGCCCCACATGTACAGCTCCGGCATGATCGACACCGCCACCCCCATCTCCATGGCCAGCAGCGAGTACGGCGCCTACGGCGTGCCCATCAAACCGCTCTGCCATGGGGGGCAGACTTTGCCGGCCATCCCCGTCCCCATCAAGCCTACCCCTGCCGcggtgccagccctgcccgccCTGCCCGCGCCCATCCCCACCATTCTCTCGAACTCGCCGCCCTCTCTCAGCCCCACGTCCTCGCAGACGGCCACCAGCCAAAGCAGCCCGGCCACCCCCAGCGAGACTCTCACCAGCCCGGCGCCCGCCCTGCACTCCGTGGCCGTACACTGA